The Sylvia atricapilla isolate bSylAtr1 chromosome 3, bSylAtr1.pri, whole genome shotgun sequence genome has a window encoding:
- the LOC136358587 gene encoding antifreeze protein Maxi-like, translating to MAIATATAIAMAITIAMAMATAIAMAVTTAIATATAIAMAIATAIATAITIAITTAITMAMAIAIAIAIAIATATATTMAIAIAIAIATATAIAIVMAIAMAITTAITTVIATATAIAIAIATAITIAMAMATAMATTIPTAIAIAMAIAIATAITTAITTAIAIAMAIATTMAMAMAIAITTAIAMAMAIAVSWARARPASVEPQSPHKPSPLPTSGCLKLLVTAREDQPASEAAVGPEIFTLFPS from the coding sequence ATGGCCATCGCCACCGCCACCGCCATCGCCATGGCCATCACCATCGCCATGGCCATGGCCACTGCCATCGCCATGGCTGTCACCACTGCCATCGCCACCGCCACCGCCATCGCCATGGCCATCGCCACCGCCATCGCCACCGCCATCACCATTGCCATCACCACTGCCATCACCATGGCCATGGCCATCGCCATCGCCATTGCCATCGCCATCGCCACCGCCACCGCCACTACCATGGCCATCGCCATTGCCATCGCCAttgccactgccactgccattgCCATCGTCATGGCCATTGCCATGGCCATCACCACTGCCATCACCACTGTCATCGCCACCGCCACCGCCATCGCCATTGCCATCGCCACCGCCATCACCATCGCCATGGCCATGGCCACGGCCATGGCCACCACCATCCCCACTGCCATCGCCATCGCCATGGCCATTGCCATCGCCACCGCCATCACCACCGCCATCACCACTGCCATCGCCATCGCCATGGCCATCGCCACCACCATGGCCATGGCCATGGCCATCGCCATCACCACCGCCATCGCCATGGCCATGGCCATCGCCGTGTCCTGGGCCAGAGCTCGCCCTGCTTCCGTCGAGCCCCAAAGCCCGCACAAACCCTCTCCTTTGCCCACTTCTGGGTGTTTGAAGCTACTCGTCACCGCCAGGGAAGATCAGCCTGccagtgaggctgctgtgggCCCGGAGATTTTCACCCTTTTTCCATCGTAA